Proteins from a genomic interval of Bacteroidota bacterium:
- the panB gene encoding 3-methyl-2-oxobutanoate hydroxymethyltransferase — protein sequence MPAGKKIIKKVTTHVLQEMKQKGEKISMLTAYDYSMAQIIDNAGIDVILVGDSASNVMAGNETTLPITLDQMIYHATSVVRAVDRALIVVDLPFGSYQGNSKEALQSAIRIMKESGAHAVKLEGGQEVKESIERILSAGIPVMGHLGLTPQSIYKFGTYTVRAKEQMEATKLMEDAKILEQTGCFAVVLEKIPAKLAENVASEITIPVIGIGAGGGVDGQVLVLHDMLGINKEFSPRFLRRYADLYGSMTTAVKNYIKDVKTKDFPNKNEQY from the coding sequence ATGCCTGCAGGTAAAAAAATAATAAAGAAGGTCACTACCCATGTTTTACAGGAAATGAAACAAAAGGGTGAAAAAATATCAATGCTGACCGCATATGATTATTCGATGGCACAGATCATTGATAATGCCGGCATTGATGTTATACTCGTTGGCGATTCGGCATCAAATGTAATGGCAGGAAATGAAACAACCCTTCCCATTACACTTGACCAGATGATATACCATGCTACATCAGTTGTCCGTGCTGTTGATCGCGCGCTTATTGTCGTTGATCTGCCTTTTGGTTCGTACCAGGGAAATTCAAAGGAAGCCTTACAATCCGCTATACGCATTATGAAGGAATCAGGTGCTCATGCTGTTAAGCTGGAAGGAGGACAAGAAGTAAAAGAATCTATTGAGCGTATTTTATCAGCCGGAATACCTGTTATGGGTCATTTAGGACTTACGCCGCAATCCATTTATAAATTCGGCACGTATACCGTTCGTGCGAAGGAACAAATGGAAGCCACAAAACTGATGGAAGATGCCAAAATACTTGAACAAACCGGCTGCTTTGCCGTCGTGCTTGAAAAGATCCCGGCTAAGCTGGCCGAAAATGTAGCAAGTGAAATTACCATACCTGTTATTGGTATTGGCGCGGGAGGCGGCGTTGACGGGCAGGTATTGGTATTACACGATATGCTGGGAATCAACAAGGAATTCAGCCCCCGCTTTTTACGCAGGTATGCCGATCTGTATGGCAGCATGACCACCGCTGTAAAAAATTATATTAAAGACGTTAAGACAAAGGACTTCCCCAATAAAAATGAGCAGTATTAA
- the dnaK gene encoding molecular chaperone DnaK — MGKIIGIDLGTTNSCVSVMEGNEPVVIANSEGHRTTPSIVAFLNDGERKVGEPAKRQAITNPAKTVYSIKRFMGHTFDEVTEEVKRVPYKVVKGENNTPRVQIDDRKYTPQEVSAMVLQKMKKTAEDFLGHEVTEAVITVPAYFNDSQRQATKEAGEIAGLKVKRIINEPTAAALAYGLDKKSKDMKIVVFDCGGGTHDVSVLELGEGVFEVKSTDGDTHLGGDDFDHKIIDWLVAEFKSENGLDLSKDPMALQRLKEAAEKAKIELSSSASTEINLPYIMPVDGIPKHLVKTLTRAKFEQLVDDLIKRTIKPCESALKNAGLTINDINEIILVGGSTRIPAIQEAVKKFFGKEASKGVNPDEVVAIGAAIQGGVLTGEVKDVLLLDVTPLSLGIETMGGVFTKLIESNTTIPSKKSETFSTASDNQPSVEIHVLQGERPMASANRTIGRFHLDGIPPAPRGTPQIEVTFDIDANGILSVTAKDKATGKSQNIRIEASSGLSKDEIEKMKKEAEANADSDKKMKEEIEKINQADSLIFQTEKQLKEYGDKLSADKKDTIQKSLTELKAAHAAKDLAKIDTAMTALNAAWTAASEEMYKATQGAAQPGADGGANAGPGAGAPGGNGKDESVTDVDYEEVKDDKK; from the coding sequence ATGGGAAAAATTATCGGTATCGACTTAGGAACCACAAACTCTTGCGTTTCAGTAATGGAAGGTAATGAACCGGTGGTTATTGCGAACAGCGAAGGTCACAGAACAACTCCTTCTATTGTTGCGTTTCTTAATGATGGTGAACGTAAAGTCGGAGAGCCGGCCAAACGCCAGGCAATTACAAATCCTGCTAAGACGGTTTATTCAATTAAACGTTTTATGGGACATACTTTTGATGAGGTAACTGAAGAAGTGAAGCGCGTACCTTATAAGGTTGTTAAGGGCGAAAATAATACGCCGCGTGTACAAATTGACGATCGTAAATACACTCCTCAGGAAGTTTCAGCAATGGTGCTTCAGAAGATGAAAAAAACTGCAGAGGATTTTTTGGGTCATGAAGTAACCGAGGCTGTTATTACAGTTCCGGCTTATTTTAACGATTCGCAGCGCCAGGCGACAAAAGAAGCCGGCGAGATAGCAGGATTGAAAGTAAAACGTATCATCAACGAACCTACTGCAGCTGCACTGGCTTATGGACTTGATAAGAAAAGCAAGGACATGAAGATCGTTGTGTTCGACTGTGGTGGAGGTACACATGATGTATCGGTGCTTGAATTGGGTGAAGGTGTGTTCGAAGTAAAATCTACTGATGGTGATACTCACTTGGGTGGTGATGACTTTGACCATAAGATCATAGACTGGTTGGTTGCGGAGTTTAAATCTGAAAACGGACTTGATCTTTCCAAGGATCCAATGGCACTGCAGCGTTTGAAAGAAGCCGCTGAAAAAGCGAAGATCGAATTGTCGAGCTCCGCTTCAACAGAAATTAATTTGCCTTACATCATGCCGGTTGATGGAATACCAAAGCATTTGGTAAAAACATTAACACGCGCGAAGTTTGAGCAATTGGTTGATGACCTGATCAAACGTACAATTAAACCATGCGAATCGGCATTGAAGAACGCTGGCTTAACTATAAATGACATTAACGAAATAATTTTAGTGGGAGGTTCAACACGTATACCTGCCATACAGGAAGCTGTGAAAAAGTTTTTCGGCAAGGAAGCTTCTAAAGGTGTAAACCCGGATGAAGTTGTTGCGATAGGCGCGGCGATCCAGGGTGGTGTACTTACAGGAGAAGTGAAAGATGTGTTGTTACTGGATGTAACCCCGCTTTCATTAGGTATCGAAACAATGGGTGGTGTATTCACCAAACTCATCGAGTCGAACACAACTATACCAAGCAAAAAATCAGAAACGTTCTCTACCGCATCAGATAATCAGCCTTCGGTTGAGATACATGTGCTGCAGGGCGAGCGTCCGATGGCAAGTGCGAACAGGACGATCGGACGATTCCATCTTGATGGAATTCCACCTGCGCCGCGCGGTACGCCGCAAATTGAGGTGACGTTTGACATCGATGCGAATGGTATACTGAGTGTTACAGCGAAAGATAAAGCAACAGGTAAATCGCAGAACATACGTATCGAAGCAAGTTCGGGATTATCGAAAGATGAGATCGAGAAAATGAAAAAAGAAGCGGAGGCAAATGCCGATTCAGATAAAAAGATGAAGGAAGAAATTGAAAAGATCAACCAGGCCGATTCACTGATCTTCCAGACTGAAAAGCAACTGAAAGAATACGGTGATAAACTTTCGGCAGATAAAAAAGATACCATTCAGAAATCGTTGACAGAACTGAAAGCCGCTCACGCAGCTAAAGATCTCGCGAAGATTGACACTGCAATGACTGCTCTTAACGCCGCATGGACCGCTGCGTCTGAAGAGATGTACAAAGCCACACAAGGTGCCGCTCAACCGGGTGCTGATGGAGGTGCTAATGCCGGTCCGGGTGCAGGTGCGCCGGGAGGTAATGGCAAGGATGAATCTGTGACAGATGTGGATTATGAAGAGGTGAAAGACGACAAAAAATAA
- a CDS encoding DUF5615 family PIN-like protein — protein MKFIVDAHLPKSLSDMLKLKGYDSIHTLDLPAKNRTKDNQIISVSTTENRIVISKDNDFLESFLLSGRPSKLVLVKTGNIKNAALIEIFSAHMEAISKLLLENSLIEINRTEIVVHA, from the coding sequence GTGAAATTTATTGTTGACGCACATTTACCCAAATCATTATCAGACATGTTGAAATTAAAGGGGTATGATTCAATTCATACACTTGATCTGCCTGCTAAAAACAGAACAAAGGATAACCAGATTATAAGTGTTTCAACAACAGAAAACCGTATTGTTATAAGCAAGGACAATGATTTTCTCGAATCATTTTTATTATCAGGTCGGCCCTCAAAACTTGTACTCGTAAAAACCGGCAACATTAAAAATGCGGCACTGATAGAAATTTTTAGTGCCCATATGGAGGCTATTTCAAAATTACTCCTTGAGAATTCGCTCATAGAAATTAATAGAACGGAAATTGTAGTTCACGCGTAA
- a CDS encoding DUF433 domain-containing protein, with translation MTEVLLNRITVDSEICHGKPIIRGLRYPVETMLELLASGMTIDELLKDYPDLEKEDFLACIEYAAKLTQIKSIYRIAS, from the coding sequence ATGACAGAAGTTTTATTAAATAGAATTACAGTTGATTCTGAGATATGTCATGGTAAACCTATCATTCGTGGCCTGCGCTATCCTGTGGAAACAATGCTGGAGCTTTTGGCATCAGGTATGACAATTGATGAACTGCTGAAGGATTACCCTGACCTTGAAAAGGAAGATTTTTTAGCATGTATTGAATACGCAGCAAAGCTCACACAAATCAAAAGTATTTACAGAATTGCCTCGTGA